The following are encoded in a window of Pseudomonas multiresinivorans genomic DNA:
- a CDS encoding alginate biosynthesis protein Alg44, translated as MNTAVNVNVVHESEAQRQHARVKLPARIRYIGGNREGVDARLLDLSAGGFAFSSANNTPVQVGDLHKGKLLFQIDSISFSLEVEFQVRSYDRDSGRVGCEFQHLKPREIAALRYLITSYLAGEVISVGDMLNTLQRENFTKARKHGAGSGGMGFFGRFRAVTVSTAIFVVGVGAFAVILNQIYNLYFVTHADSGVVSVANQQITMPREGTVESLVEPGAEVAKGAPIASFSANLLDLLKGNLTEEQLNPSNIEKLFGHQMKGTLTSPCDCRVVEQRVANGQFANKGDVIFTLTPRDSTATVEARFPYRNAAELSPGTHVNFQVAGDSEVRGGRILRTAPVDGDLSSEIRVQITPDQPLDSQMAGRPTEVSIGGLPGRTLLNKAMALATAR; from the coding sequence ATGAATACCGCCGTCAACGTCAATGTCGTGCATGAATCCGAAGCCCAGCGCCAGCACGCACGGGTCAAGCTGCCCGCGCGCATCCGCTACATCGGTGGCAACCGCGAAGGCGTCGATGCGCGCCTGCTGGACCTGTCCGCCGGCGGTTTCGCCTTCAGCTCGGCGAACAACACCCCGGTTCAGGTCGGCGACCTGCACAAGGGCAAGCTGCTGTTCCAGATCGACAGCATCAGCTTCTCCCTGGAGGTGGAATTCCAGGTGCGCTCCTACGACCGCGACAGTGGCCGCGTCGGTTGCGAATTCCAGCACCTGAAGCCGCGCGAGATCGCTGCCCTGCGCTACCTGATCACCTCCTACCTGGCTGGCGAAGTGATCAGCGTGGGCGACATGCTCAACACCCTGCAGCGCGAGAACTTCACCAAGGCCCGCAAGCACGGCGCAGGTTCGGGTGGCATGGGCTTCTTCGGGCGCTTCCGTGCCGTCACCGTGAGCACCGCGATCTTCGTGGTCGGCGTCGGTGCCTTCGCGGTGATCCTCAACCAGATCTACAACCTGTACTTCGTCACCCATGCCGATTCGGGCGTGGTCAGCGTGGCCAACCAGCAGATCACCATGCCCCGCGAAGGCACCGTGGAAAGCCTGGTGGAGCCGGGCGCGGAAGTCGCCAAGGGCGCGCCGATCGCCTCCTTCTCCGCCAACCTGCTGGACCTGCTCAAGGGCAACCTGACCGAAGAACAGCTCAACCCGAGCAACATCGAGAAGCTCTTCGGCCACCAGATGAAAGGCACCCTGACCAGCCCGTGCGATTGCCGCGTGGTCGAGCAGCGCGTCGCCAACGGCCAGTTCGCCAACAAGGGCGACGTGATCTTCACCCTGACCCCGCGCGACAGCACCGCCACCGTCGAGGCGCGCTTCCCCTACCGCAACGCCGCCGAACTCTCGCCGGGCACCCACGTGAACTTCCAGGTCGCCGGCGACAGCGAAGTACGCGGCGGCCGCATCCTGCGTACCGCGCCGGTGGACGGTGACCTGTCCTCGGAAATCCGCGTGCAGATCACCCCCGACCAGCCGCTCGACAGCCAGATGGCTGGCCGCCCGACTGAAGTCAGCATCGGCGGCCTGCCGGGCCGCACCCTGCTGAACAAGGCGATGGCCCTGGCCACCGCTCGCTAA
- the alg8 gene encoding mannuronan synthase gives METYKRVIGEATGWLVFLSLLMLLALLVPPTVFDAESKDFLLLIGAVGIWRYSMGGLHFLRGMLFLYLVYPHYRRKVRKLGDAADPSHVYLMVTSFRIDALTTSMVYRSVIEEAIACGYPTTVVCSIVEMSDEVLIKQQWQKLNPPDHVKLDFVRIPGTGKRDGLAHGFRAISRHLPDEHAVVAVIDGDTVLEPGVVKKTVPWFKLFPNVGGLTTNEFCEVRGSYVMSEWHKLRFAQRHINMCSMALSKRVLTMTGRMSVFRAAVVTDPDFITDVESDHLDHWRLGRFQFLTGDDKSSWYSLMRLGYDTFYVPDAAINTVEHPPEKSFIKASRKLMFRWYGNNLRQNSRALALGPQRLGWFTSVVLFDQRLSMWTCLLGLVAAIIASIKYSIAFLLIYLLWIGITRFVLTLLLSLSGHHIGPAYPAILYYNQIVGALVKIYVFFRLDQQSWTRQNTKLDRGLASFQRWFNTWSSRAMTFSAASVFVAVLLTIV, from the coding sequence ATGGAAACCTACAAACGAGTGATCGGTGAAGCCACGGGCTGGCTGGTCTTTCTCAGCCTGCTGATGCTGCTGGCGCTGCTGGTGCCACCGACCGTATTCGACGCCGAGTCCAAGGACTTCCTGCTGCTGATCGGCGCGGTTGGCATCTGGCGCTATTCCATGGGTGGCCTGCACTTCCTGCGCGGCATGCTGTTTCTCTACCTGGTCTACCCGCACTACCGGCGCAAGGTCCGCAAGCTCGGCGACGCAGCCGACCCGTCGCACGTTTACCTGATGGTCACCAGTTTCCGCATCGACGCGCTGACCACCTCCATGGTCTATCGCTCGGTCATCGAAGAAGCCATTGCCTGCGGCTACCCCACCACCGTGGTGTGCTCCATCGTCGAGATGTCCGACGAGGTGCTGATCAAGCAGCAGTGGCAGAAGCTCAACCCGCCGGACCACGTCAAGCTCGACTTCGTGCGTATCCCCGGCACCGGCAAGCGCGACGGCCTGGCCCATGGCTTCCGTGCCATCTCCCGCCACCTGCCGGATGAACACGCGGTGGTCGCGGTGATCGATGGCGACACCGTGCTCGAACCCGGCGTGGTGAAGAAGACCGTGCCCTGGTTCAAGCTCTTCCCCAACGTCGGCGGACTGACCACCAACGAATTCTGCGAAGTGCGCGGCAGCTACGTGATGAGCGAGTGGCACAAGCTGCGCTTCGCCCAGCGCCACATCAACATGTGCTCCATGGCCCTGTCCAAGCGCGTGCTGACCATGACCGGGCGCATGTCGGTATTCCGCGCCGCCGTGGTCACCGACCCGGACTTCATCACCGACGTCGAAAGCGACCACCTGGACCACTGGCGTCTGGGCCGTTTCCAGTTCCTCACCGGTGACGACAAGTCCAGCTGGTACAGCCTGATGCGCCTGGGCTACGACACCTTCTACGTGCCGGACGCGGCGATCAACACGGTCGAGCACCCGCCGGAGAAGAGCTTCATCAAGGCCAGCCGCAAGCTGATGTTCCGCTGGTACGGCAACAACCTGCGGCAGAACTCCCGCGCCCTGGCCCTGGGCCCGCAGCGCCTGGGCTGGTTCACCAGCGTGGTGCTGTTCGACCAGCGCCTGTCGATGTGGACCTGCCTGCTCGGCCTGGTCGCCGCGATCATCGCCAGCATCAAGTACAGCATCGCCTTCCTGCTCATCTACCTGCTGTGGATCGGCATCACCCGCTTCGTGCTGACCCTGCTGCTGTCGCTGTCGGGCCACCACATCGGGCCGGCCTACCCGGCGATTCTTTATTACAACCAGATCGTCGGCGCCCTGGTGAAGATCTACGTGTTCTTCCGCCTCGACCAGCAGTCCTGGACCCGCCAGAACACCAAGCTCGACCGCGGCCTGGCCAGCTTCCAGCGCTGGTTCAACACCTGGTCCTCGCGCGCCATGACTTTTTCCGCGGCCAGCGTTTTCGTCGCCGTACTGCTGACCATCGTTTGA
- the algD gene encoding GDP-mannose 6-dehydrogenase produces the protein MRISIFGLGYVGAVCAGCLSARGHEVVGVDVSTTKIDLINNGKSPIVEPGLEPLLEQGIRTGRLSGTTDFKKAVLDTDVSFICVGTPSKKNGDLDLGYIESVCREIGYAIREKKARHTVVVRSTVLPGTVNNVVIPIIEDCSGKKAGADFGVGTNPEFLRESTAIKDYDFPPMTVIGELDAQTGDLLEEIYRELDAPIIRKTIEVAEMIKYTCNVWHAAKVTFANEIGNIAKAVGVDGREVMDVICQDRKLNLSRYYMKPGFAFGGSCLPKDVRALTYRASQLDIEHPMLGSIMRSNQHQVQKAFDIIAAHGSRKVGLLGLSFKSGTDDLRESPLVELAEMLIGKGYELQIFDRNVEYARVHGANKEYIESKIPHVSSLLVSDLDAVVKSSDVLVLGNGDELFVDVVKQAPEGKKVVDLIGFMPSVSDERAEGICW, from the coding sequence ATGCGTATCAGCATCTTTGGTCTTGGGTATGTTGGCGCAGTATGTGCCGGCTGCCTGTCCGCACGAGGCCATGAAGTCGTTGGGGTGGATGTCTCCACCACCAAGATCGATCTGATCAACAACGGGAAGTCGCCCATCGTCGAACCGGGCCTGGAGCCTCTGCTGGAGCAAGGCATCCGCACCGGTCGCCTGTCGGGCACCACCGACTTCAAGAAGGCCGTACTGGACACCGACGTGTCGTTCATCTGCGTCGGCACCCCGAGCAAGAAGAACGGCGACCTGGACCTGGGCTACATCGAGTCCGTGTGCCGCGAGATCGGCTACGCCATCCGCGAGAAGAAAGCGCGCCACACCGTGGTCGTACGCAGCACCGTGCTGCCGGGCACAGTGAACAACGTGGTGATCCCGATCATCGAGGATTGCTCGGGCAAGAAGGCCGGCGCCGACTTCGGCGTGGGCACCAACCCGGAGTTCCTGCGCGAATCCACCGCGATCAAGGACTACGACTTCCCGCCCATGACCGTCATCGGTGAGCTGGACGCCCAGACCGGCGACCTGCTGGAAGAAATCTACCGCGAGCTGGACGCGCCGATCATCCGCAAGACCATCGAGGTCGCGGAGATGATCAAGTACACCTGCAACGTCTGGCACGCCGCCAAGGTCACCTTCGCCAACGAGATCGGCAACATCGCCAAGGCAGTCGGCGTCGACGGCCGCGAGGTGATGGACGTGATCTGCCAGGACCGCAAGCTGAACCTCTCGCGCTACTACATGAAGCCCGGCTTCGCCTTCGGCGGCTCCTGCCTGCCCAAGGACGTACGCGCCCTCACCTACCGCGCCAGCCAGCTGGACATCGAACACCCGATGCTCGGCTCGATCATGCGCAGCAACCAGCACCAGGTGCAGAAGGCCTTCGACATTATCGCCGCCCACGGCAGCCGCAAGGTCGGCCTGCTTGGTCTGTCGTTCAAGTCCGGCACCGATGACCTGCGCGAAAGCCCCCTGGTGGAGCTGGCCGAGATGCTCATCGGCAAGGGCTACGAGCTGCAGATCTTCGACCGCAACGTCGAGTACGCCCGCGTCCATGGCGCGAACAAGGAGTACATCGAATCGAAGATCCCGCACGTTTCCTCGCTGCTGGTCTCGGACCTGGACGCGGTCGTGAAGTCCTCCGACGTGCTGGTGCTGGGCAACGGCGACGAGCTGTTCGTCGACGTCGTCAAGCAGGCGCCCGAGGGCAAGAAGGTCGTTGACCTGATCGGCTTCATGCCGAGTGTCAGCGACGAGCGCGCCGAAGGCATCTGCTGGTAA
- the yaaA gene encoding peroxide stress protein YaaA encodes MLMVISPAKTLDYDTAPVTQRFTLPEHLDDAQELIGILRELAPAQIAELMHLSDKLAGLNAARFGSWHPEFTQENAKQALLAFKGDVYTGMQAEDFSEDDFDFAQRHLRMLSGLYGVLRPLDLMQPYRLEMGTKLANARGKDLYAFWGERISGWLNESLAEQGDDVLLNLASNEYFGAVKRKALNARVIDTEFKDLKNGQYKIISFYAKKARGMMARYVIKERLSNPEGLKDFNYAGYAYSAEHSKADQLVFLRDHADD; translated from the coding sequence ATGCTGATGGTGATTTCCCCCGCCAAGACCCTGGACTACGACACCGCACCGGTGACGCAGCGCTTCACCCTGCCCGAGCACCTGGACGACGCGCAGGAGCTGATCGGCATCCTGCGCGAACTTGCCCCGGCGCAGATCGCCGAACTGATGCACCTGTCGGACAAGCTGGCCGGCCTGAATGCCGCGCGCTTCGGCAGCTGGCACCCGGAGTTCACCCAGGAAAACGCCAAGCAGGCGCTGCTGGCCTTCAAGGGCGACGTCTACACCGGCATGCAGGCCGAGGACTTCAGCGAAGACGACTTCGATTTCGCCCAGCGCCACCTGCGCATGCTCTCCGGCCTCTATGGCGTCTTGCGCCCGCTGGACCTGATGCAGCCCTACCGCCTGGAGATGGGCACCAAGCTGGCCAACGCCCGCGGCAAGGACCTCTACGCCTTCTGGGGCGAGCGCATCAGCGGCTGGCTGAACGAGTCCCTGGCCGAGCAGGGCGACGATGTGCTGCTCAACCTGGCCTCCAACGAGTATTTCGGCGCGGTGAAGCGCAAGGCGCTGAACGCGCGGGTGATCGACACCGAGTTCAAGGACCTGAAGAACGGCCAGTACAAGATCATCAGCTTCTACGCCAAGAAGGCCCGCGGGATGATGGCGCGCTACGTGATCAAGGAGCGCCTGAGCAACCCCGAAGGCCTGAAGGACTTCAACTACGCGGGTTACGCCTACAGCGCCGAGCACTCCAAGGCGGACCAGCTGGTGTTCCTGCGCGACCACGCCGACGACTAA